In Cyprinus carpio isolate SPL01 chromosome A5, ASM1834038v1, whole genome shotgun sequence, the sequence TTACATTTTGTAGTGGGATcaaagaacaaaatatatttaatcttttattaggTCAGCATGTGCTTccaaaaaaccaaacacactGTTCATcttgtacaaataaaaatagtgCTCACATTTCATCAGCCTTTAATAATTAAGCCATTTCCAACATCTCTGTCAAACCCACAACACTTCAGAACATTTCAGTCTCTGCCATTTTCACTTCAGCGGTTAAAAGTGTTTCCATTACTAACAGAACAAATACAAGAACAAAGGACTTTTCATGCCGAGTTTCCTGAGACCCATGTGTCTGGTCCACCAGTGTGCTCGTTTTAAAGTCCTCCACTCTTTGTTTTTAGAAAACAGCAGTCTTTCTTGTCATTGTATGCCGACACTCAAAGCTTGAATCCTGAATGAATGGCAACGATTCCTCCTGTCAGGTTAAAATACTGGACACAAAAGAAGCCGGCATCCTCGATCATTTCCTTGAATGTTTCCTGTGGAAGACACAATTTGATGAAGCTTTCTCACAATCTCAattctttttcacacaaatacTGAAATGGTTTACTGTACTCTTTTCTTAgattgacatttatttaagtgtgattttaaaaataaataaaatctttaaaaaaaaaaataagtaacccCCTAAGCCATAATAGTGCCTGTAAATGATAAAACACTCTTATACATTGTCAAATATCAAGACCTAACACCATTTTATTTTacgctaaatgaaaaaaaaaaaaagatatgtaaaCTTTGCTTTAAAGACTTTGGGTTTTAGCAAGGAAATTATTGCTCTTGCATGAATTGTCTGAAAGCATATTTTGTCTCGTCTGTCATGCCTATAAAACAGCTATAACATTAAGTTGGTTTTGTTACCTGGTCTGGGAACTTTCGGATGCTCTCCACCAAATACTGATATGATTTCCAGTCTCCAGCAATCACTTCACCCAACACAGGGATCATCTGAAAACTATATGCATCATACagcctgcaaaaataaataaataatcatgaaaCAATATACATACAGGGCACTGTACactctctaaaataaaaaataataaatataaaataaatgttttaataaacattttggtaTAACACTCATACGATACATAAGTGTATTTACAAAGAATAGCAGTGAACAAGACAACAGTTTTAAGTTACAGTAAACATGTTTAATGCAGGTtaactaaatctattaaaaacattaaaattattaaaaataaaatgtttataagccttccagggcaacatttctcatgtacatttaatttaaagtactaaaacaaaaataaaattaataaaactatatagcagtatatatttaaaaaaagcctaataaaaatgaaaaaaaaaaaaaaaaaaaaaaaaaacgaagttactaaaactttaactaaaatgaaaactgaaaatataaaaataatccaaaatattaataaaaactataatagtatctgtAGTAAATAACACAAGTTAAATGACCTTGTGAGAAGAGGGTTGGTCACTTTGCTGAATTCTAGACACATGAACCGTCCACCTGGCTTAAGGACACGCAAAGCCTCTTGTAGAGCCTGCCAAAACAGTCATCATGTCAGACAACTACAGTGACAGATTCATCAAAGACTTCAAACACTTCACTCTACAAACATGTTCATGAAAAAATGATAACACAACATGAAATATAGTAACAATTAAGATTAGGCAGACGTGCAGATTGTGAGCAGCAGAGCAATATGGGCTACACTTGTAAGTTTGGGTTAGGAGAGAAATGGCTTTTAGTTGAGGAatgttttagtctagttttaacCTGTGTTCATGCAAACTGATGTGGAGTGCAGAGTCTTTACTTGCTCTATGTGGGTGACGTTTCTGATGCCGAATGCAATAGTGTATATGTCGAACTGATCGTCATCGAACGGGAGCTCTTCTGCATCTCCCACGACCCATGAAAGACCTGCAAATATATGACAGTGAAATCAACATTAGACTGTCCTCCCAAAACATGAATGCTACAAAGTGTTCGGTTAAAGCTGACTCCACCTGTAGTGATTCCTGCTTTCTCCGCCCTCTGTTTACCAACTTTGAGCATTTCTTTGTTGATGTCACACACCACCGCGCGAGACTGTGGAGGCCCTGCTTTGTCTGACACATAATGATCAGCGATGTCCTGCCATGATGGTGTCTGATGGGATTTTGCTCTCAACCGCTGCTGACGATCATACATTGAGCGCGTGTACTCCAAGAAGCGAAAAGAGATGTCACCTAGAGCGGTATAACAGAGAGCTGAATTTACCCAAACAACCACCCGGCCCCCTGATCTAGGGTACTTGAGTTCactttaaatgaatgtattgAA encodes:
- the coq5 gene encoding 2-methoxy-6-polyprenyl-1,4-benzoquinol methylase, mitochondrial, encoding MKDPPELQLVALRVYDASAYVTKLERNMAASARTLVLRALSDSTRNIHHVSRCRIKHLCCRAGITGCRGYSDSTEGKSTHFGFQTVPEEEKAEKVYKVFENVAKKYDVMNDAMSLGIHRLWKDTLLHTMNPQPGLRLLDTAGGTGDISFRFLEYTRSMYDRQQRLRAKSHQTPSWQDIADHYVSDKAGPPQSRAVVCDINKEMLKVGKQRAEKAGITTGLSWVVGDAEELPFDDDQFDIYTIAFGIRNVTHIEQALQEALRVLKPGGRFMCLEFSKVTNPLLTRLYDAYSFQMIPVLGEVIAGDWKSYQYLVESIRKFPDQETFKEMIEDAGFFCVQYFNLTGGIVAIHSGFKL